Proteins encoded by one window of Sediminicoccus rosea:
- a CDS encoding cell division ATP-binding protein FtsE has translation MVRFSQVGLRYPEGDGYWTLSDVSFALAPGSYTWLLGPSGAGKSSLLGLISLSLRATEGEVEVLGSRIRRLPRRAFPALRRRIGVVFQDYRLLPHLSVYENAALPLRIQGLTEARLAADVREILRWVGLLDRAEAPPSTLSGGEQQRLALARAVVARPALLVADEPTGNLDAAQARRVISLLREMHRMGTTVIVATHSEELPEEYPAPTLRLDAGRLVSHG, from the coding sequence ATTCTCCCAGGTCGGGCTGCGCTACCCGGAGGGCGACGGCTACTGGACCCTGTCCGATGTCAGCTTCGCGCTGGCGCCGGGCAGCTACACTTGGCTCCTCGGCCCCTCCGGGGCGGGGAAGTCGAGCCTGCTTGGCCTCATCAGCCTTTCACTGCGCGCCACCGAGGGCGAGGTGGAGGTGCTCGGCTCGCGCATCCGCCGCCTGCCGCGCCGCGCCTTCCCCGCGCTGCGGCGGCGCATCGGCGTGGTGTTCCAGGATTACCGCCTGCTGCCGCATCTCTCGGTCTATGAGAACGCGGCCCTGCCGCTGCGCATCCAGGGGCTGACAGAGGCGCGCCTCGCCGCCGATGTGCGGGAGATCCTGCGCTGGGTCGGCCTGCTCGACCGCGCCGAGGCGCCGCCCTCCACCCTCTCGGGCGGCGAGCAGCAGCGCCTCGCCCTGGCGCGCGCCGTGGTGGCCCGCCCCGCGCTGCTGGTGGCGGACGAGCCGACCGGCAATCTCGACGCCGCCCAGGCACGCCGCGTCATCAGCCTGCTGCGCGAGATGCACCGCATGGGCACCACGGTGATCGTCGCCACCCACAGCGAGGAATTGCCGGAGGAATACCCCGCCCCCACCCTGCGGCTCGATGCCGGGCGGCTGGTGAGCCATGGCTGA